A section of the Gasterosteus aculeatus chromosome 10, fGasAcu3.hap1.1, whole genome shotgun sequence genome encodes:
- the LOC144383498 gene encoding uncharacterized protein LOC144383498, translating to MSKKRSKSTEDRSLRGDRSLLAAIDEQLTAAAEEIFWLLKERGQVKMEQLKEQVTERINAAVEIIFTAFGVSRAEATVPEEPHEREYCPSDGHQKQDDQDHLRDLLPNTSSRLHSVSDPAGDPEEDQSDVEAPPHCCRVCRKSFNRKGFLMKHVEKHLKEAECVCGLCGERLESSDGLRLHLQTHRDSSRTCHICSKKFPSIRAQETHLRLHTGEKPFGCHICGKGFNQKGNMLTHMRIHTAEKPFRCIVCHKEFSHAGSLERHIKIHNGQAPFSCKGCGKSFSKSAELRRHVRIHEPADVCTARSRRRKPSLTPSHCCKVCGNAFHNKGNFVRHADTHVNAAECRCGVCGEQSESSESLQLHIQSHREANRMCDICGISFRDMEIHMRTHTGQKPFHCKDCGKDFPRKGSLERHMKLHAGERPYICEFCGKTFIESTVLKRHIKSHTGGKPRIYNCDICSKTFTMSQHLDVHKRIHTGEKPYTCRVCGKNFRQIGNLDSHMRIHTGEKPFICSLCGKRFRQKISLETHERFHKKEKPFSCQLCSKGFVQKIDLKRHMLTHTGEKPYSCNVCGKSYQEKRSVDAHMKVHSGEEAARDSERTPNQSHPDGGHTNFLQL from the exons atgtccaaaaaacgcTCTAAGAGCACCGAGGACCGCAGCCTGCGGGGCGACCGGAGCCTGCTGGCGGCCATCGACGAGCAGCTAACTGCGGCTGCCGAGGAGATCTTCTGGCTGCTGAAGGAGCGCGGACAGGTGAAGATGGAGCAGCTGAAGGAGCAGGTGACGGAGCGGATCAACGCCGCCGTGGAGATCATCTTCACCGCCTTTGGTGTCTCCAGAGCGGAGGCGACGGTACCGGAGGAGCCCCACGAGAGAG AGTATTGTCCCTCTGACGGACATCAGAAGCAGGACGATCAGGACCATCTGAGGGACCTTCTGCCAAACACTTCCTCCAGACTACATAGTGTTTCTGATCCGGCCGGTGACCCCGAAGAGGATCAGAGTGAcgtagaagcccccccccactgctgcAGAGTGTGCAGGAAGTCTTTCAACAGGAAAGGCTTTTTGATGAAACACGTGGAGAAACACCTAAAAGAAGCGGAGTGTGTTTGTGGTCTGTGTGGCGAACGCTTGGAGTCCAGTGATGGTCTGAGGCTGCACCTTCAAACGCATCGTGACAGCAGCAGGACCTGCCACATATGCAGCAAGAAGTTCCCCTCGATCCGCGCTCAGGAGACCCACCTGAGGCTGCACACCGGAGAGAAACCATTTGGCTGCCACATCTGCGGAAAAGGCTTCAATCAGAAGGGAAACATGTTGACTCACATGAGGATCCACACAGCAGAGAAGCCGTTCAGGTGCATCGTTTGTCACAAAGAGTTCAGCCATGCCGGCTCTCTGGAGCGGCACATCAAAATCCACAACGGACAGGCACCTTTTAGCTGCAAGGGGTGCGGGAAAAGCTTCAGCAAGAGTGCCGAACTGAGGCGACACGTCCGGATCCATGAGCCCGCCGACGTGTGCACTGCCAGAAGCAGACGCAGAAAACCGAgtctgactccttctcactgcTGCAAGGTCTGCGGGAACGCGTTCCACAACAAAGGAAACTTTGTGCGGCACGCAGATACTCACGTGAACGCTGCCGAATGCCGCTGCGGCGTATGCGGAGAACAGTCGGAATCCTCGGAAAGTCTGCAGCTGCACATCCAGAGCCACAGAGAAGCCAACAGGATGTGTGACATCTGTGGTATCAGCTTCAGGGACATGGAGATCCACATGAGGACGCACACCGGTCAGAAACCTTTTCATTGCAAAGACTGCGGCAAAGACTTCCCCAGGAAGGGCTCTCTGGAGAGACACATGAAGCTGCACGCCGGCGAAAGGCCGTATATTTGTGAATTCTGCGGGAAGACTTTCATTGAAAGCACTGTCCTGAAGAGACACATCAAGAGCCACACCGGAGGGAAGCCCAGAATCTATAACTGTGACATCTGCAGCAAAACATTCACCATGAGCCAGCACCTGGATGTGCATAAAAGGATCCACACTGGGGAGAAACCTTACACCTGCAGGGTCTGTGGGAAGAATTTCCGTCAGATCGGCAACCTGGATTCCCACATGAGGATCCACACCGGCGAGAAGCCCTTCATCTGCAGTCTCTGCGGGAAGAGGTTTCGCCAAAAGATTTCGCTGGAGACACATGAGAGGTTCCACAAGAAAGAGAAACCATTTAGCTGCCAGCTCTGCAGCAAAGGCTTCGTCCAGAAGATCGATCTGAAGAGACACATGCTGACGCACACTGGGGAGAAACCCTACAGCTGCAACGTCTGTGGAAAAAGCTACCAGGAGAAACGCTCGGTGGACGCTCACATGAAGGTCCACAGCGGAGAAGAAGCTGCGAGAGACTCTGAGAGGACACCAAACCAGAGCCACCCGGACGGAGGTCACACCAACTTCCTCCAGCTGTGA
- the LOC120826811 gene encoding uncharacterized protein LOC120826811, which produces MCAVRLLRVSVRERLGAAAEDVLLRVEKGEEAAEVAALRALLTERLAAAAEEIVGLFEETVAGYEERAERSEREICRQRRLLDAVLKPQVKLHRADVQQLLETEEQQEWSSSLDQEDPEPPYIKEEQVELWTSQESEQLKALEERDMKVLFTPVKSEDDEEEAQSLQLHQRQTDGEGEDCRGPEPDKKSVPHLQPVNEDNSPGSSQTDDSDWSHTNKACLHVDSQKLSKVSESDIGSSTKESPFPCSYCGKSFSLKGNLNRHVRDHTGERPFPCTGCDKTFKDSGSLAAHMRCHTGEQPYSCLFCGKNFSGRGNMTRHMRIHTGEKPFTCPVCSKSFHVKEHLNRHMKYHTGEKPFSCSICGKGCAQKTDLKKHMRVHTGEKPFSCPFCGKCCAEKGDLTKHMRVHTGEKPFSCNVCGKSCAQKGSLKIHMRVHTGEKPFSCSVCGKCFTVTGHLKRHMKQHLDGGADGRDAGIEADCGDDGGEADVGCDGSGGEVAAEGDEADVRSKVDQEVKPLNT; this is translated from the exons ATGTGCGCCGTGCGGCTGCTGCGCGTATCGGTACGCGAGCGGCTCGGCGCCGCCGCCGAAGACGTTCTGCTGCGGGTggaaaagggagaagaagcggCTGAAGTCGCGGCACTGAGAGCGCTGCTCACCGAGCGGCTAGCGGCAGCTGCGGAGGAGATTGTCGGTCTGTTCGAGGAAACCGTGGCGGGATACGAAGAGCGAGCTGAGCGCTCAGAACGGGAGATCTGTCGCCAGAGGAGGCTGCTCGACGCCGTGCTGAAGCCCCAAGTCAAGCTGCACCGGGCAG ATGTGCAGCAGCTGTTGGAGACCGAAGAGCAGCAGGAGTGGAGCTCCAGTCTGGACCAGGAGGACCCAGAACCCCCAtacattaaagaggaacaggtgGAACTTTGGACTAGTCAGGAGAGTGAGCAGCTAAAAGCCCTGGAGGAGCGAGACATGAAGGTCTTATTCACTCCTGTTAAgagtgaagatgatgaagaggaagctcaGTCCTTACAGCTTCATCAGAGACAAACGGATGGTGAGGGAGAGGACTGTAGAGGACCAGAACCAGACAAAAAATCAGTTCCACATTTACAACCCGTTAATGAAGACAATTCTCCTGGCTCTTCTCAGACTGATGACTCTGATTGGTCACACACCAACAAAGCCTGTTTGCATGTTGATTCTCAGAAACTCAGCAAAGTCTCCGAGAGTGATATTGGCTCCTCTACAAAGGAGAGCCCATTTCCATGCTCCTATTGTGGGAAAAGTTTTAGCCTGAAGGGAAATTTGAACAGACACGTCAGAGACCACACCGGCGAGCGGCCGTTCCCGTGTACAGGCTGTGATAAGACATTCAAAGACAGCGGCTCCTTGGCGGCTCACATGAGATGCCACACTGGGGAACAACCCTACAGCTGCCTTTTCTGTGGGAAGAACTTCAGCGGGCGAGGAAACATGACCCGACACATGAGGATACACACCGGGGAGAAGCCGTTCACCTGTCCAGTGTGCAGCAAAAGCTTCCATGTAAAAGAACACCTCAATAGACACATGAAGTACCACACGGGGGAGAAACCATTCAGCTGCTCCATCTGTGGCAAAGGGTGTGCTCAGAAGACCGACCTAAAGAAACACATGAGGGTCCACACCGGAGAGAAACCCTTCAGCTGTCCGTTTTGTGGGAAGTGCTGTGCTGAAAAAGGAGACTTGACCAAACACATGAGAGTCCACACTGGAGAAAAACCCTTCAGCTGCAATGTGTGTGGGAAAAGTTGCGCCCAAAAGGGAAGCCTGAAGATTCACATGAGGGtccacacaggagagaaaccgTTCAGCTGCTCGGTCTGTGGAAAATGTTTCACTGTCACTGGACATTTAAAGCGACACATGAAGCAGCATTTGGACGGCGGAGCCGACGGACGGGATGCTGGCATTGAGGCAGACTGTGGCGATGATGGTGGCGAGGCAGACGTTGGTTGCGATGGCAGTGGCGGGGAGGTTGCTGCCGAGGGGGATGAAGCCGATGTCCGTTCAAAAGTAGACCAGGAAGTGAAGCCTTTGAACACATGA